From a single Homalodisca vitripennis isolate AUS2020 unplaced genomic scaffold, UT_GWSS_2.1 ScUCBcl_4742;HRSCAF=11105, whole genome shotgun sequence genomic region:
- the LOC124373061 gene encoding nucleoporin NUP42-like, with amino-acid sequence MLQSVTKWHTSFQAFVQQLYMQVAKMYNDLKKKETGYTIIERWLREGQGSYAPTQNNLPPSLGQTGFTDAPQMFPPVNTQAVVNSSFSFALPQQEPAGVQTYQPGTSVFGGNQGQQLWSNSTPVDSSAYTPLEEVSERELEAFKAEKFVFGAIPIRPPPKDLCRI; translated from the exons CAAGCATTTGTACAACAGTTGTATATGCAAGTAGCAAAAATGTACAATGATTTgaagaagaaggaaactggatATACAATAATT GAGAGGTGGTTACGTGAAGGTCAAGGCAGTTATGCTCCCACACAGAACAATTTACCTCCTTCGTTGGGACAAACCGGTTTTACCGATGCGCCACAGATGTTTCCTCCTGTCAATACACAAGCAGTGGTGAACAGTTCGTTCTCATTCGCTCTTCCTCAGCAAGAACCCGCCGGTGTCCAGACGTATCAACCAGGCACCTCAGTGTTTGGAGGGAACCAAGGACAGCAGCTGTGGTCTAACAGTACACCCGTAGACAGCTCTGCTTACACGCCACTAGAGGAAGTGTCCGAAAGAGAGCTAGAAGCATTTAAGGCAGAGAAGTTTGTCTTTGGTGCTATTCCAATAAGACCACCACCGAAGGACCTATGTAGAATATAA